From the genome of Chlorocebus sabaeus isolate Y175 chromosome 21, mChlSab1.0.hap1, whole genome shotgun sequence:
acacttatctttcaGTTTGCTATAATAGCCCATCTAACAGgtatgagataatatctcattgtgtttttgattcacatttctctgatgattagtgctgttgaacatattttcagatatctgttggccattcgtgtgtcttcttttgagaaatgtctgttcaagtcctttgttcattttttaatagggttttttttgttgttgttgttatttagtagtttgagttccttgtgCATTTTGGATATTCGCCCCTTATCCAATGTTTGATTTGCacatattttttcccagtctgtggattgtctcttcactctgtcatttcctttgctgtgcagggaCCTTTTAGTTTGGtacaatcccatttgtctatttttgctttcattgtctgtgcttttgggttCATATCCAAGAAATCTCTGCCCAGACCAACATCATGGagatttcccctatgttttcttctaggggttttatagtttcagctctCCTGTTTTCTCTTACTACCTGTGGATACACCTTGGCCTTCATCCACACACTGTGTACATGGTCCACGGGTCTGCCTCTTCCAAGAGAATACTCCAGGGCTCCCCAACCCTTGGTGGTATTGTTGCCCCTGCTCCCTAAGTTCTCTGACCCCGTCCTCCCCTGAGCTGTTCCCTCCCCAGCAAGGGGAAACCCACAGATGGACTCCCACCCTAGGAGCAGGAGGCCCTATCCCATTGAGCCCTAGGCTGTGGTCAGATGATGCAGTGCAGAGCTGGGGCAGGCAGAGTGCCAGGGGAGGGGTCTTTAGGAAAGAGATGAAGAATACTCAGAGAAATTGGGTTGATCCAATGCTGCCCTCCCATGTCCACTGCAGCACTGGGTCTACCAGCAGCCCTTGCCCTGGTCACAAAGCCCCACCACCTCCCCACAGCCTTACTGAGCCCTGCTTCCCATCCTGCCCCCACTACTGCCCAAGCACCCTCCCTGCCCTGACTTCCCAGCCACTTTTGCTAGAACAGTCAAACTCTAGGGTAAAAGGGACCTTAGAAATTCCTGGTCCAATCTCTCTTTGCTTTataagtaaggaaactgaggcccagagacaggAAAGCACTCTCCAGGTCACACAGGCAGTTAGCGCCAAGTGGGTTTAGAACCAGGGACAGTTAACTTCCAGACCTGTGCTTTTTCTGACTGCAgaccttccttctcccctctctcctctttccctttctcctcttcctattttttctcccttaaatGCCTCAAGGAGGAAGAGAGTCAGGGAGCCAGGATAGGACAATGACAAGGAGATGAAGACCTGGAAGTGGGGGCTGGGGACAGGGATCTGGGAGCCACAGCAgggaggcggcagtgagctggcAAGGGCCAGGGCCCAGGAGAGAGGTGGGGGCtagacagggccaggcacaggtggggacacagagggcGGGGTGGGAAGACACGGACATGGATGGACAAGAAGAGTTTGTCCCCAAGTCATCTGGGCGTTTATGCCTCTGCCCCATCCCTTTACCCTTGGGCCACTGCCCTGTCCCACGCCACTAATCTCAGGTACCCACAAGCCTTAGccatcactttcttttcttcttctccttggcCAGCttggcctcctcagcctccaactGGTCCATCCTGTGTTTCATGCTCTTCTTGCCCAGTGGGGTCTTGAAGTACCAGTCCTGGGTTGGTGGGCACAGGAGTGGTAAGGCCCTGGGACCCATCCTGACCTCACCCCTCCCCTTTTTACAGATTGTTTCCTCAGCAgcctcttctcctcttcccctGGGTTCGGGGGTCCTTTTAGGGCTGGGGTTTCCCTTGCTCCCCACCAAATCCTTCCGGTATTATGTCAGCCATTCTTAGGGGGCAAGCCCTCTTCCCTCCACACCTGCAGCCCTCTCTCCTGTGCTCCCAAGGCCATCCTTGGCAGGTGCACTGACTCTGGGGTGGGAAAGGTGGGTGGCAGCTGTTACCAGAACTCACAAAGGGCTCCTGATACCTCAGTGGTCCTTGCAAGTTCCCACCCTCAGGGAAACCAAGTGGGATGGTCCCGAATGCATTTCCTGGTAATTTCCTGCTCCCTTCCCAGCTGAGCTCCACAACATGTTTCCACCGATTGTCTTCTGGTAATTTGTGGGAGCAGAGGGAGGGGTCCGAGGTGTGCTTCAGGGGGCTGACTCCCCAAGGGCGCTGCTTACCCACAGCCCCTGGCCCTGCCACCTCACCTTCAGGgactcctcttcctccctgtaTACTGGATCCAGCTTCGCCAGTTGTCCCAGGAACTCAGAGGCCACCAGGGGCCGCTTGGACAGTTGCAGGAACCGCCGCTCACTCAGCACCGATTGGATGGCTTGGAGAATGTGACCTGGCGTGTAGCCATCGGAGACCTTGGCTAGGGCACTGATGTCCAAGTGCTGGGTTGGCTGGATGCCCCGGGCCTCTATCATATGCTTCCAGAGCACTGCAGGCATGCGGAGGACATGGGGCTTGGAGGGGCAGTGGGCACCAGGGAGGGGCAACAAGGCCTGAGCAGCCCCCACCTGGATCTGGAAGGAGCTTTGTGCTCCGGGGAGCAGCTCCATGTCCATCAGCTCCCCTTCCCCAGGGAAGGTACCAGATCTCAAGCTAGGCAAGGGTCATCCTCCCAACTCAACCCAAGCAAGCAGAGCCTCGGAGGACATAAACCACCTGCTTGTGTCCACAGAGCTGAAGCCAGGACCCAGGCTACTGGGCTGCTTGTCCAGCAGCCCTTCCAGAAGATCTGGCTGTGGGGGTGAGGGCTCGCAGCAGCAGTGGGGTATGGGGCAGGAGGTGGGCAGGCTTTGGTAGGGGCAGCCAACCCCGTGTCCCCAGGCCTCACCATAGCGGGACACGTAGTCAGGCCGGGGCATGAAGAGGATCCGCTCGTAGACCCGGCACAGCCCCCGAAGATCAGCCAGCTGCGGCTGGGAGGTTGTCCCAATCAGCATCACACGGTCTCCAGGAGTCAGCAGCCGCAAGGCCTTGGTGAGGTCCTTCTTTATCCGCTTTGGGTCCATCTGCTCCAGGGGAACAGGGAGgagtggtggggctggggcatggtggcccaGTGTACGGGGCTCCCAAGTTCTCAGAGCCCACCCCACCCTCAGCCTCACCTCAGCCCTAGCAGGATGAGGAAGCTGCCCATCCTGCTTTGAGACAAGGAAACTAGGTGTGAGGAGTAGAGGGGCATGTGCAAGGCCCCAGTGGGTGGGGTTTGGAGTGACTTGAACAAGCCTAGGCcttccagcccagccccagctcaCGCCACCTGCCCACATGACCTTCACGTCCACGCTCCCTCACCTCCCTGTCTTCTTTGGGGATCCTCTTATAGAAATTCTTCTCAGCATTTCCAATCCAAATCACAGAGGGCTGTAGGAGTCGGGCTACCTGGATGGGTTGAAGAGTAGAAATCAGACATTAGATGTCTCTGGAGAAGGGTCATGTCCCTGCTGGTCAGAAGCCAGGATGAAGGCTGGCATTGAGCAGGGGCTGACCTTGGAGCCCAGTCTCCACTCCCCACACCTGCCAGTCCCACCTCCCAGCCTGCTGCTACACATACCTCACACCTCAGGGTAAACTGAGTCACTGCCCCCCCTTGGGGGGCTGCATATTCAGCCTCATCCCACCATGAAAAGACGTTGCTCTAtatcctcccctttcccttcatTCTCCCACCACAGGGGCTGCAGGGGGAACCCAAGCTCCTAGCCCGGGTTGGTAGGGAGACCTCACCAGTTCAGCACCTGAAATCATACCCAGTAGGCTGATGGGTGACACGATCTCAAAGCCCACCCTCCTTTGTTGCCACAGGTCTGAGAACCACAAATGCCAAAAGCTGAGGGCTCCGGACCTTAAAGACTATATGCACCATCATCTGTGCCCCATTCCTGCCAGGATATTTGCCCAGCAGGTTGCCCGGTGACAGGTCGAACAGGTTGGCGCCAGTTTCTGTGCACACTGCCTTGACCAGCATCTTCTTCCCCATGCCAGAGGGGCCCACCAGGAGGATGGAGCGGATGAGCGGGGCCATCGCATGGATATCCGGGGAGCCTGAGAGCAAGGAAATGGGCCAGAGCCAAGTGTCAGGTCAGCAGCAGGAGTCAGGGCTGGAGATGACTCTGAGTAAGGTCAGGccaagggcctggggctgggagaggaggTGCAGATCACGGGGCATACTACCTTCCCCAATACCACCAGGTCGCCTGGTCCCCTAGGCCTGGGAGCCGGGAGTGGCAGCAGGAGAGTTTGAATGGCTTAGGAGTCTCCAGTATGAGGAGCTGTACATGGGACTGGGAGGGAGCCTGCTACCCTGACTAATGCCCTTTCTGTTTTCCCTTCATCTGCTTCCACTCCTGGATTGTGAGTGGTGGAATGGAAAGGTATGggacacgggaggcggaggttgccatgagctgagatcgcgccactgcactccagcctgggcaacagagtgagactctatctcaaaaaaaaaaaaaaaaggaaggcataGAATAAACCACTTCAGAAAGCTCTTCAGCTCCGGGGGCGTAGGGCTGGTGGTCTTCTGGCAGCGGGACAGACGCTGGGTTGTCCCTTGGGATTGAGTAAGGGGCTGGCAATGTGGGCTGTTCAGCAGGTCAAGGGTCCACCTGATTTCTGGGGTGGCCCAATCTGGGTGTGACCTCCAGCAGGGCCTGGGCAGGGCCCTGGGGCTTGGAGGCTCAGGCTGGACatgcccgcctcagccaccctacCCTGACCCCAGCCCTCACCCCGAGGGTTGCCTGCCCAGAGCTGGCTCCTCACACCCCCAGGGCCTCTCACCAAGCCGAAGGACCGCATACAAAGCCACATTCTGTCGTATGTCAAACAGGGATGGCATGGGCAACTTCTTTGCCAAACTCAGAGCAGATCCAAGATAGAGGAAGTCACCTGTGGCGATAGGCAGCCACTGAGTGAGAGGCACCCTCTCCGAGTGGCAATCAGGCAACCAGCCACAGGCAAGGCGGGGCCAGTGGGTGGGGGATAGGGGAGCCTTGGCACCTGGCCAAAGACTGGGAGCAGGCATTCTGGGAGGGGTCTCACCTACGTAGTCTTTCAATGCTACTGATTCACTCTTCCTTAGAAGTCCAGAAATAACAAGCTCTTCATACAGAGACTCCACAGACCTGGCAGAGGATGGCACAGGAAGACCCCCACCACCACAAGGGATGTTAGCAAGTGAGAACACagggaaatggaggcagagatggggggCTGTTGTCATGAAGACAGGGGATCAGTGGTTCTCCTGCCCAGCATTCTGTGCTCATAAATATCTACAGAATCAGGTATGGCACCAAATCACCATCCTAGGAGGCAAGCCTCCGCCAGTGGGTGCTCTGTAAGAGCGGTGTGAGGGGGACAGGGGCCTCTGTGACACTCATCAGTCTGCCCCCTGGCCAAAGATCCACCATTAGAAATCCAGTCATTTGAATTAAGCATTGCCCTCTTCTTAGAAACTACATTTAAGACATGAGTGCTCCTGGGAGAGACAGCCATTAAATTCAAGCAGCTGACGTCAAGGTGCTTGTGTGCTCTCTTTACCAGATAAGTCAACAGGAAGGGACCACTGACGAGTCCCTTAATGCCCCAGAGTGGGAAGTCCAGAGGGAAATGGCTTTGGCAGAGACAGAGGCGGTTAAGGCAAAGGTTGGAGGGAGGATCTGGAAGTGGAGAGCAATGACCTGATTATAAACTCCACTGAGATCTCGCTCTGCATTTCATGTACAGAGCCCTTTCTTGTGCCTTTGCTTGATCCCCACAGTTATCATGTGAGTTTGGCAGGGCAGGTACTTGGTGAACAAGGTCAGGGAGTCAGAGAGGGAAAGCGACTTTCCCAAGGTCTCACAGCAGCAGAGGCAGGACCTGTCCTGGACTGGGACTtgctccaccaccaccaccatgcaaAGTGGGCACGACAGGCTGTGCTACCTGTTTGGGGTTagatctttttccttctttttcccagtTTTCTTCCCAGGTGTTTTCTGGTTGGAAACAAGTGCATAGGTCACTGTGCCCtgttccttgcctccactgtgtgCCCTCCCCTGCCCAGACCCAGCCCGTCATCTTGCCTTTGGAGCCCTCAAGGGTCTTTCTTCCTCCTTGTCCACAACCAGACGGAGGTTCCTCAGCTCCTGACGCATCAGCTCATCCACCTAGGGGAGACAGCTGACGTATGGCCGGGTGGCCTGGGACTGGGAGGACAGGTGGGAGAGGAGCAGGCAGGCAGggatgggaaggaggggaggagcctTACAGAAGAACCCAGTGAGCCTGATGAAGGCAGCAGGGACAGCCCTTCCCACACATTTGTCTgcgttcctccctccctcccagcacCTGTTCACACCCAGTCCTAATCCTCTTCCTGTTCTCCCAGGAGCCCCGCTCTTAACAGCCTTCAACGTGCGGAGAAGCCCCCAGATGGAATTCAAGCCCAACATCCCCCCACTGAGGTCTCTGTGACCTAAATGGTTGCATAACtgcttagcctcagtttcccatgtgTACCATCAGGAAAACCATGGTATTTTCCTCATGGGTTTCATGAAAGACCACATGATTGAACACTTCTGAAGCCCACGGCATGGGTGGGACACGTGGTCAGAGGGTTCCTGAGGATGGTGGTGGGGTGTGGACACCCTGGCTCCGAGTCCCTCCCATACCCTCCACATCCCTGCTGCATCAGCTCTGGGAGAAGGCGAGACcagggggaggcagaggaaggtggGAACTGTCGTGGGCAGCAGGTGGAGCTAGGACCATGCATGGAGGCAGCAAAGTCTACAGAGGATGAGCTGGGACTGGGGCTGGGTGTTCAGGACaagagagatacagagaaatGGTTGGGGAGGAATCTGAATCTGGATGGAAGTGTGGGTCATGGGGGAGGGTGCAGGGTAGTGGCCTGCAGGGAAGCCCTGACCCCGCGCTCACACCTGTATCCGGATCTCCAGCTccacctctttcctcttctcctcccgGAGGGTCTCGGAGTCATAATTCTGACTGGGGTGTATGCTCTCACACCGGTTCTTCCATGTATCTGACCAGAGAGTGGATGGATGTGTGAAGGTCAGAGTCCCgggtgtatacacacatgcatgcacatgtgcacaagcacatgcacacatacgtgcATACACAGACAGATGTGTGCACACAGGTCAGGAGCCAGGCCCTGGCTGGTTACCCTGTCCCCACCCACCAGCCTGGCATTGTTTCTACCCAGATGGCAGATAGACTTGACCCCAAGGCCTGTGGCCACAGGATTCAGACCCAAACCTGTAACGCCCCCACCCAAAGAATCACACCATACCTCCCTCTCCTCATTTGGTATTGTCCCCTTTGCCTACACACCCACACTGCCACTTCATGGTCCATGTGGCAGATGCCCACTTTCTCCAGGACCCAGGGCCCCAGGTCCCACAAAGCACAGATACTCTTCCCCAGCCGTCTCCCCTCTTACTTAAGTATTCCTCATGCCCGGCACTGATCATAGGGATACATTTGGATGGCAACACTTGCAGCACCGCATCCACTTCCTAGAATATAAACATCCTTTGACCTTGACTTCATCACCTCTACCTAGCACAGACTCTGGCCCTAACCTTACCTGAACCCATCTTCCTACCACGAGTTCCCCCACACCTTGCTCCTCCCTGTCCCTCATGCCATGGATTCGGGAGGTATCTTACCCCCTTCTTggacttttcttcctttcctttcttcttcttcttctttttttcatcctttcctttttcctttctcttctcttgttccttttttttgttctcttggACCTGCATTTCCAGTTCCATTCTCACCTGTGACCAATGACACAAGACATTTCAGAGAAGATCAAGGGGATTTTACAAAAGAGAGTCCTGGATTTTACAGAAGAGAGCTGGAGATCTCTCAGGCCCAGGGCCTGCGACTGGGGTGAACCAAGGATTCCCTAGCCTAGAGTAACTGATGGGGTCAGGACAGCTGAGCATGCAGAGACTCCACTGGGGTCCAGGGAGAAAGAGTGCCCAAGAAGGAGCGTTCTGGTCAGAGCCACTGTTCTCTCCTGACCATGGGATCTGGAGCCACTGCAGTCTACCCAGACATCCTTCCTTTCCCAGTCACAGTGCCTGCTCCAGCCGCAGCTGCTCCTTGCTCCTCTTCCCCATGCCGTCTTTCTAGCTGCCTGCATTTCCCccagccacctctgcctccattGAGGCTGACCCCCTACTCCACCCCACTCACTACTCTCTGTAGCCTCAGACTCCACCTGCCACAAAAAACCATCTGCCTCACCTCCAACACGGTACCTGTTCTGGAGTTTTGTCTGCAAAGATTGAGTAGGATCCACCTGAAGACGCATCTGGATAATCAGGGAATTGGCCAGTAAGATCGCTAAGTGAACATAAGATGATTGAACAGaaagatgaatagatgaatggatggatggatggatggatggatggatggatggataggtagacAGAGAGGTGGGTAgaagggtgggtggatggacagatggatggacagatggagagGTGGGTAGaagggtgggtgggtagatggacaGATgcatgggtggatagatggagaGATGGGTAGAAGGGTGGGTGGATGGTCAGATGGAAGGATAGACAGAGAGGTGGGTAGAAGGGTGGGtagatgtgtggatggatggatagatggatggatggatggatagatggatggatggatggatagatggatggatggggagaTGGAgaggtgggtaggtgggtgggcggatggacagatggatagatagatggagagGTGGGTAGaagggtgggtgggtagatgggcaGATGCTTGGGTAGATAGATGGAGAGGTGGGTAGaagggtgggtgaatggatgagcaGATCAACATATGGAAGGATAGATAGAGAAATGggtagatgggtagatgggtggatggatggatggggagatggggaggtGGGTAGAAGAGTGGGtgggttgatggatggatggatggatagatagatagatagatagatagatagatagatagatagatagatagatagagagtaAGCTGAATAGaagggtgagtggatggatggatgacagatggatggataggtagatggaGAGGTGGATAaaagggtgggtgg
Proteins encoded in this window:
- the DRC11L gene encoding IQ and AAA domain-containing protein 1-like, giving the protein MSEGAYQRLWESSHVTLQELLDQEQPLLEPVPDRERQSFQYRLASLYLHYLGLLRRFNTVYDQMVQPQKRRLLRRLLDGVAGRVLELKDELVRADLCENPCLDRVLQDLKLTPADLEVPIPKYFLLEQSTAVRERRLILAEILSRLEPESSQKSFIGMHRTEAIILVQKAERARQGRLRATFMQEIRRDEEQDRRIREDGWHKFSQCQAAISIQKVWKGYLQRKRTQQDRRTEMEFIGMLPSPNQAEHLSIISQACLWEDVRRLHQVEKEEEFRAAMVKAHDSLAETEGPDMKEKMKEQIRQWFIECHDLTGQFPDYPDASSGGSYSIFADKTPEQVRMELEMQVQENKKKEQEKRKEKGKDEKKKKKKKGKEEKSKKGEVDAVLQVLPSKCIPMISAGHEEYLNTWKNRCESIHPSQNYDSETLREEKRKEVELEIRIQVDELMRQELRNLRLVVDKEEERPLRAPKKTPGKKTGKKKEKDLTPNRSVESLYEELVISGLLRKSESVALKDYVGDFLYLGSALSLAKKLPMPSLFDIRQNVALYAVLRLGSPDIHAMAPLIRSILLVGPSGMGKKMLVKAVCTETGANLFDLSPGNLLGKYPGRNGAQMMVHIVFKVARLLQPSVIWIGNAEKNFYKRIPKEDREMDPKRIKKDLTKALRLLTPGDRVMLIGTTSQPQLADLRGLCRVYERILFMPRPDYVSRYVLWKHMIEARGIQPTQHLDISALAKVSDGYTPGHILQAIQSVLSERRFLQLSKRPLVASEFLGQLAKLDPVYREEEESLKDWYFKTPLGKKSMKHRMDQLEAEEAKLAKEKKKRK